The following proteins come from a genomic window of Nicotiana tomentosiformis chromosome 12, ASM39032v3, whole genome shotgun sequence:
- the LOC138902321 gene encoding uncharacterized protein, with protein MEMLKQIQVNIVLIDALKEMSGYAKMMKDLMSRKFDFQDLTIVTLTQTCSAVVTRPIAEKLSDPGSFTIPCTIGSYVFAKALCDLGASINLMPLAIYKRLGIGRARPTSMLLQLADQIVKRPSGILDDVLVQVGKFVFPADFVILDCRVDEEIFIILGRPFLATGRALIDCETGELKIRLNDKEITFNVQKFMRRPSEFANCSLIEAVDVILEEEDETLNAKDPLAACLTNLEEVNRKDLAEWVLALEGQGFLKRELEIESLHLEERKTPPAKPSIEEPPKLELKPLQPHLRYAFLGSNSTLPIIISSGLLDVQEEQLL; from the coding sequence atggagatgttgaaACAAATTCAGGTAAATATTGTACTGATTGACGCCTTGAAGGAGATGTCTGGGTATGCCAAAATGATGAAGGATTTGATGTCTCGTAAGTTTGACTTCCAAGACTTGACCATTGTTACCCTAACCCAGACTTGTAGTGCTGTCGTGACGAGACCAATAGCTGAGAAGTTGTCAGacccagggagtttcacaatcccatgcacaataggTAGCTATgtttttgctaaagcattgtgtgatttgggagcaagcataaacttgatgcccttggctatctacaaaaggttaggcattggaagagcaagacccacatccatgttactacagCTAGCCGACCAGATAGTGAAGAGGCCATCaggtatccttgatgatgtactAGTGCAAGTTGGAAAGTTTGTGTTtccagcagattttgtcattttggactgccgggttgacgaggagattttcataattttgggaaggccattcttggccactgggagagcactgattgattgtgaaactggagAGCTAAAAATAAGACTGAATGATAAAGAGATAACATTCAATGTGCAGAAGTTTATGCGGCGACCAAGTgaatttgctaactgctctctaatagaagctgtggatgtaattttggaggaggaagatgagactctgaatgctaaagaccctctagcagcctGTCTCACGAACTTAGAAGAAGTAAATAGAAAGGACTTGGCGGAGTGGGTGCtggctcttgaaggccaagggttCTTGAAAAGAGAGCTCGAAATTGAGTCtttgcacttagaagaaagaaagactcctccagctaagccatcgatCGAAGAGCCACCAAAGTTGGAACTGAAACCGCTACAACCTCATCTCAGATATGCTTTCTTGGGATCCAACTCTACTTTAcctattattatctcatctggtttgttagatgtgcaggaaGAACAGCTTTTGTAG